Proteins co-encoded in one Saprospira grandis genomic window:
- a CDS encoding outer membrane protein assembly factor: MAPFLRSWPLGLLFPLLLLLALGQHSCQNRKYLRAHSNPKHKKRRVYEEQLLVSNTIKLNKKKNKDRADGALLCADSILVPQQSYELSAEQQELFAYELFYTLRQKPNRKILFSYPFLWIHNRAKEKRIKYVYDRNYRHLDENGQWKKGGIRPDSLNFVQTTDSSYFKDNRWRKFLRNKVGEAPSIFDSAEAKYAALSMQNYLIQQGYLDAKVGYQVEYNRYKAKVNYYYSTGRPLLIDTVIFESKDPQIHKILQQTKYKSKLKAGNPLAKSAFLEEKTRLTYEIRNQGYQEFNWNYIAFEADTVNADTLDFKGRPSKSPRANIYVNVLPPSDSSLHQQYSIHNVFIVLDEPRLEIHKSSRSYQMDSSYVVLRPPNKGHRQLYRSELYEGDSLNYWTLFGQGEENLLARISNQKNRSILVLAGGKFPYLLRLSLKEKAPKNAEWGKIEQIARNEIKISFPKKENKKSFYQNRIKQQFYAENPLNGKIYKLSFHPYRQRFIRKSYQEVQEISPTDIHIHTVLRKPAKTAETDSIKMAKDIAKRKKQNFIIKDAAISRNVQLTNGSIYNFDAGKESIDRISDLNVFNFPRLEYVPSKSGQANELDAYVFMQKAPKLQLGVDTEVNTGSNNLGAAVNLSARNRNIFRGGESFAFNVESGIDFQIRNRDSVLNSTEGFLSWVNLLDISTGFELKFPRMLGFRNWTLGVDKPNSKINLNYNYLQQASDFRISSFDASFSYNWQKGKHQSFSWSPLQVNLTLEPQLDATFSERLAESNLGLWLSLQERYFIPASNFQYSRSNIRIAKNQLGYFRALLEITGSSVWLLDQINGNNDIQFFGIPYTQYSKVDLDLGHNWRIAKKYSLASRLMLGAALPYANSNRVPFSRQFYLGGPSSMRGWNMRYLGPGRIRAEPGAEFQLGDIRLEMNTEFRFMLNSWIGGALFADAGNVWLMKGIERDFAGYPYSPAENGAIGWDFWQELALDAGIGIRLDMSFFILRLDLAMQVRNPAGFDVTDENGQIQRYGADGLPVYWNWGRLNWVLAVGQPF; encoded by the coding sequence ATGGCTCCCTTTCTTCGCTCTTGGCCCCTCGGCCTGCTCTTTCCCCTGCTCTTGCTGCTTGCATTGGGCCAACATAGCTGCCAAAACCGCAAGTACCTCCGTGCCCACTCCAACCCTAAGCACAAAAAAAGAAGAGTCTATGAAGAGCAACTCTTGGTCAGTAATACGATCAAGCTAAACAAAAAAAAGAATAAAGATCGAGCCGATGGCGCGCTGCTCTGTGCCGACTCTATTCTGGTCCCCCAACAAAGCTATGAGCTTTCTGCCGAACAGCAGGAGCTTTTTGCCTATGAGCTCTTTTATACCCTGCGCCAAAAACCCAATCGGAAGATTCTTTTTAGCTACCCCTTTCTCTGGATTCATAACCGAGCCAAGGAAAAACGCATCAAGTACGTTTATGACCGCAATTATCGGCATCTAGACGAAAATGGCCAATGGAAAAAAGGCGGCATCCGCCCCGATTCGCTCAATTTTGTCCAAACCACAGACTCTAGCTATTTTAAAGATAATCGCTGGCGAAAGTTTTTGCGCAATAAGGTGGGTGAAGCCCCTAGTATATTTGACTCCGCAGAGGCCAAATATGCCGCGCTCTCTATGCAAAATTATCTCATCCAACAAGGCTACCTAGACGCTAAGGTGGGCTATCAGGTAGAGTATAACCGCTATAAGGCAAAGGTCAATTATTATTATAGTACCGGCCGCCCCCTCCTTATCGATACCGTCATCTTTGAATCAAAAGATCCACAAATTCATAAGATTCTCCAACAAACTAAGTATAAGTCTAAGCTCAAAGCCGGAAACCCACTAGCCAAATCGGCCTTTTTGGAGGAAAAAACCCGACTCACCTACGAAATCCGAAACCAAGGCTATCAAGAGTTCAACTGGAACTATATCGCCTTTGAAGCCGATACCGTCAATGCCGATACGCTAGATTTTAAGGGCCGCCCCTCCAAAAGTCCCCGAGCCAATATCTATGTCAATGTCCTCCCCCCTAGCGATAGTAGCCTGCACCAACAGTATAGTATCCACAATGTGTTTATCGTCCTCGATGAACCCCGACTCGAAATTCATAAAAGTAGCCGCAGCTACCAAATGGATAGTAGCTATGTGGTGCTTCGCCCCCCCAATAAAGGCCACCGCCAACTCTATCGCAGCGAACTCTATGAGGGCGACAGCCTAAATTATTGGACGCTCTTTGGACAGGGAGAGGAAAATCTGCTGGCCCGCATTTCTAACCAAAAGAATAGAAGCATTTTAGTCCTCGCTGGCGGAAAATTCCCCTATCTGCTTCGCCTTAGCCTCAAGGAAAAGGCTCCAAAAAATGCAGAATGGGGCAAGATCGAGCAAATCGCTCGCAACGAAATCAAAATTAGCTTCCCCAAAAAAGAAAACAAGAAATCTTTCTACCAAAACCGAATCAAACAGCAGTTCTATGCCGAAAACCCCCTCAATGGCAAAATCTATAAGCTGAGCTTCCACCCCTACCGCCAACGCTTTATTCGCAAATCCTATCAGGAGGTCCAAGAAATTAGCCCCACCGATATTCATATCCATACGGTCTTGCGCAAACCCGCCAAAACAGCTGAGACCGATTCTATTAAGATGGCCAAAGATATTGCTAAGCGCAAAAAGCAAAACTTTATCATTAAGGATGCGGCCATTTCCAGAAATGTCCAATTGACCAACGGAAGTATCTATAATTTTGATGCAGGTAAGGAGAGTATCGACCGCATCTCAGATCTCAATGTCTTTAATTTTCCTCGCCTAGAATATGTGCCCTCTAAATCTGGCCAAGCCAATGAATTAGATGCTTATGTATTTATGCAAAAAGCCCCCAAACTACAACTGGGGGTCGATACGGAGGTCAATACGGGTAGTAATAACCTAGGCGCCGCTGTTAATCTCTCGGCCCGAAATCGCAATATTTTCCGAGGAGGAGAGTCTTTTGCCTTTAATGTAGAAAGTGGTATCGATTTCCAAATCCGAAACCGAGATAGTGTGCTCAATAGTACCGAAGGCTTTCTCAGTTGGGTCAATCTACTCGATATTAGCACGGGTTTCGAGCTGAAGTTCCCCCGTATGCTGGGCTTTAGAAACTGGACCCTAGGCGTAGATAAACCCAATAGCAAGATTAACCTGAATTATAATTATCTCCAACAGGCCAGCGATTTCCGCATTAGCTCTTTTGATGCTAGCTTTTCCTACAATTGGCAAAAAGGCAAGCACCAAAGTTTTAGCTGGTCGCCCCTACAAGTCAACCTCACCCTCGAGCCCCAACTAGATGCCACCTTTAGCGAACGCCTAGCCGAAAGTAACCTCGGCCTTTGGCTCTCTCTACAAGAACGCTATTTTATTCCCGCTAGCAATTTTCAATATAGCCGAAGCAATATCCGCATCGCCAAAAATCAATTGGGCTACTTTAGGGCCCTGCTAGAAATAACGGGCTCTAGCGTCTGGCTGCTCGACCAAATCAATGGCAATAACGATATTCAGTTTTTTGGGATCCCCTACACCCAATATAGTAAGGTCGATCTGGACCTCGGCCACAATTGGCGCATCGCCAAAAAGTATAGTCTAGCTAGCCGACTCATGCTGGGGGCCGCCCTACCCTATGCCAATTCTAACCGCGTCCCCTTTAGCCGACAGTTTTACTTGGGTGGCCCTAGCAGTATGCGCGGCTGGAATATGCGCTACCTCGGCCCCGGCCGCATCCGAGCCGAACCCGGCGCAGAGTTCCAACTCGGCGATATTCGCCTAGAAATGAATACGGAGTTCCGTTTTATGCTCAATTCCTGGATCGGCGGCGCCCTCTTTGCCGATGCCGGAAATGTCTGGCTGATGAAAGGCATTGAAAGAGATTTTGCCGGCTACCCCTACAGCCCCGCAGAAAATGGCGCCATCGGCTGGGATTTTTGGCAAGAACTGGCCCTAGATGCAGGCATCGGCATCCGCCTCGATATGAGCTTTTTTATCCTCCGCCTAGATTTGGCCATGCAGGTCCGAAATCCAGCCGGCTTTGATGTTACCGACGAAAATGGCCAAATTCAACGTTATGGCGCAGATGGCCTACCCGTCTACTGGAATTGGGGCCGCCTCAATTGGGTGCTGGCCGTGGGCCAACCTTTTTAA
- a CDS encoding TrmH family RNA methyltransferase gives MKRISKNELKAIKSLQQKKQRDLQGRFVVEGEKIVRELLLQEHFVVEGLMGIEEYWAELPFEDWAQEPEQYGLSGKELERMSGLKQANKVLAVVAKREAPPIEGLEQGLSLVLDRLQNPGNLGTIIRMADWFGVKNIFCSPDCVELYNPKVIQASMGSFLRVNVHYVDLNQLFEDWADLPRYGALLSGENVYDTPLKKGAFLLIGNESQGLSEELQAQLTTALSIPRFGGAESLNAAVATGILLGEFAVRQL, from the coding sequence ATGAAACGAATCAGTAAAAATGAGCTGAAGGCCATTAAGAGCTTGCAGCAGAAAAAACAGCGCGATTTGCAAGGGCGTTTTGTGGTAGAGGGAGAAAAAATTGTGCGAGAATTGCTTTTGCAAGAGCATTTTGTGGTAGAGGGCTTGATGGGCATTGAAGAATATTGGGCCGAACTGCCCTTTGAAGATTGGGCGCAGGAGCCCGAGCAATATGGATTGAGCGGAAAGGAGCTGGAGCGGATGTCGGGCCTCAAGCAAGCTAATAAGGTGCTGGCGGTGGTGGCCAAAAGAGAAGCCCCCCCAATTGAGGGCCTGGAGCAAGGCTTGTCTTTGGTCTTGGACCGCCTGCAAAATCCAGGGAATTTGGGGACCATCATCCGTATGGCCGATTGGTTTGGGGTGAAAAATATTTTTTGTAGTCCCGACTGTGTAGAGCTGTATAACCCCAAGGTGATTCAGGCGAGTATGGGAAGCTTTTTGCGGGTGAATGTACATTATGTAGACTTGAATCAATTATTTGAGGATTGGGCCGATTTGCCCCGCTATGGCGCGCTTTTGTCGGGCGAAAATGTTTATGATACTCCCTTGAAAAAAGGCGCCTTCTTATTGATTGGAAATGAGAGCCAAGGTTTATCGGAGGAGCTGCAGGCGCAATTGACTACCGCCCTGAGTATACCGAGATTTGGCGGGGCCGAGTCTTTAAATGCCGCCGTAGCCACCGGAATCTTATTAGGAGAATTTGCTGTTCGTCAGCTTTAA
- a CDS encoding DUF819 domain-containing protein — MEPIFTNEAVVLGLLIVVLGAVFFTEKLESKGWKRFYTFVPSLLLCYFIPALLHYPLGLIAPHYFEQEPLEAVLKAAEIAPPEGWGSWTYEAVKTWLEEKTNLEESAYMATAKHSNLYFMASRYLLPVSLILLCLSIDIKGLINLGPKALIMFFAASVGIILGGPAALLLTSYIFPGLVDMSPDELWRGLSTVAGSWIGGGANQTAMKEVFEVPDNIFAAMIVVDVIVANIWMGFLLYGVKISDKVDRWLKADSSAIKELEERVSDYRMSVAKMPSTYSLFIMAAVGFGGLALAHAGADWIVPLLKPFEKTLNEIGLSSLLSAFFWLIVLATTYGLFLSFTPARKLEGLGASRWGSLFIYILVATIGMKMNLGEVVKNLGLFAIGICWMLVHVGVLLLVAKLIRAPFFFVAVGSQANVGGAASAPVVASAFSPALAPVGVLMAVLGYALGTYGAIICALMMKAIAG, encoded by the coding sequence ATGGAACCGATATTTACGAATGAGGCTGTTGTTTTGGGCCTGCTGATTGTCGTTTTAGGGGCAGTCTTTTTTACCGAAAAGCTAGAAAGCAAGGGCTGGAAGCGCTTTTATACTTTTGTGCCTTCTTTGTTGCTCTGCTATTTTATTCCAGCCCTTTTGCATTATCCGCTGGGCCTAATTGCCCCGCATTATTTTGAGCAGGAGCCGCTGGAGGCCGTACTAAAAGCGGCCGAAATTGCCCCTCCAGAGGGTTGGGGAAGCTGGACCTATGAGGCCGTGAAAACTTGGCTGGAAGAAAAAACCAATTTGGAAGAATCGGCCTATATGGCCACGGCCAAGCATTCCAATTTGTACTTTATGGCCTCTCGCTACCTCTTGCCCGTTAGTTTGATTTTGCTTTGCTTAAGTATTGATATTAAGGGGCTTATCAATTTGGGCCCCAAGGCCTTAATTATGTTTTTTGCGGCTAGTGTAGGAATCATTTTGGGCGGACCAGCGGCCTTATTACTCACCAGCTATATTTTCCCCGGCTTGGTCGATATGAGCCCCGACGAGCTCTGGAGAGGATTATCTACGGTGGCGGGAAGCTGGATTGGCGGCGGGGCCAACCAAACGGCCATGAAAGAGGTCTTTGAGGTGCCCGATAATATTTTTGCCGCCATGATTGTGGTCGATGTAATTGTGGCCAATATCTGGATGGGCTTTTTGCTCTATGGCGTCAAGATTTCGGATAAGGTAGATCGCTGGCTCAAGGCCGATTCTTCGGCTATCAAGGAATTGGAAGAGCGGGTGAGCGATTACCGAATGAGTGTGGCCAAAATGCCAAGCACCTACAGCCTATTTATTATGGCGGCGGTGGGCTTTGGCGGCCTAGCCTTGGCCCATGCCGGAGCCGATTGGATCGTTCCGCTATTAAAACCTTTTGAGAAAACACTGAATGAAATTGGCCTGAGTTCTTTGCTTTCGGCCTTCTTCTGGCTGATCGTTTTGGCCACCACCTACGGCCTGTTTCTTTCCTTTACGCCCGCCCGAAAACTAGAGGGCTTGGGCGCTAGCCGCTGGGGCTCCTTGTTCATTTATATTTTGGTGGCGACCATCGGCATGAAAATGAACCTAGGCGAAGTGGTTAAAAACCTCGGTCTTTTTGCCATTGGCATTTGCTGGATGCTCGTGCATGTCGGCGTTTTGCTTTTGGTCGCCAAACTCATCCGAGCGCCATTTTTCTTTGTGGCCGTGGGCAGCCAAGCCAATGTTGGGGGCGCTGCTTCTGCCCCAGTTGTGGCCTCTGCTTTTAGTCCCGCCTTGGCGCCAGTAGGCGTACTGATGGCCGTTTTGGGCTATGCCTTAGGTACTTATGGGGCCATTATTTGTGCCCTGATGATGAAGGCTATTGCTGGCTGA